One stretch of Amycolatopsis tolypomycina DNA includes these proteins:
- a CDS encoding SgcJ/EcaC family oxidoreductase, with protein sequence MTDDAIRALWQTMAAGWNAGDAVRFASVFAADVDFVNVRGEALSGRGAVAGTHAGLFSGAYRGTTLAASVTLVRRLTPELSLVHVTSEIRPAGVVTHAQAVVRHAGAPEIAAFHNMIPKG encoded by the coding sequence ATGACCGACGACGCGATCCGCGCGCTGTGGCAGACGATGGCGGCGGGCTGGAACGCAGGCGACGCCGTCCGGTTCGCTTCGGTTTTCGCCGCCGACGTCGACTTCGTGAACGTCCGCGGGGAAGCGCTTTCCGGCCGCGGCGCCGTCGCCGGGACGCACGCCGGGCTCTTTTCCGGCGCCTACCGCGGGACGACGCTGGCCGCCTCGGTGACGTTGGTCCGCCGGCTGACGCCGGAGCTCTCGCTGGTGCACGTGACGTCGGAGATCCGGCCCGCCGGGGTCGTGACGCACGCCCAGGCGGTGGTGCGGCACGCCGGGGCACCGGAGATCGCCGCCTTCCACAACATGATCCCGAAAGGATGA
- a CDS encoding APC family permease: MGVSPDLTVPASVESPVTPPPPASGVARWLLEHRVAPVGRAGGEDHGTPQSWWKVMCLTGVDYFSTLSYLPGIAALAAGALSPLATLLIVALTLLGMLPMYRRVARESPHGQGSVAMLENLLPFWRGKLFVLTLLGFVATSWIITITLSSADATVHMLENPYLPGFLHGHAVLITVVLLLILGGVFLLGFSEAVGVAIPLVAVFLLLNAVVTVAGVIDLVGDSAALSHWTDALTAGGGGFTGVIGPAVIAFPMLVLGLSGFETGVSMMPLVAADGKNAEEKLESRIRNTRKLLTAAALIMSVFLIATSFVTTVLIPAEAFKEGGEANGRAMAYLAHRELGELFGTVYDISSVLILWFAGASAMAGLINIVPRYLPSYGMAPEWGRAVRPVVIVYTVISVLITIAFGADVNAQAGAYATGILAMMVSGAVAVSISAIRRRQRGAAIGFVVLTIVLLYALVENVIEKPDGIAISALFILGIIVVSLVSRVSRTTELRADRIEFDDEARRFIADSIAHDGALNVIANKRQGGDEAEYAEKEAEQRGMNPVPGAADILFLEIDVVDPSEFSNVLQVRGVEIDGYRILRANSPAAPNAIAAILLTLRDVTGVRPRCYFEWSEGNPLGHLFRYLLLGRGDTAPVVREIIRSAEKDPARRPAIHVGG, from the coding sequence ATGGGTGTTTCACCCGATTTGACCGTACCGGCGAGCGTCGAAAGCCCGGTGACGCCGCCACCACCCGCGTCCGGCGTGGCCCGATGGCTGCTGGAGCACCGCGTCGCACCCGTCGGCCGCGCGGGCGGTGAAGACCACGGCACGCCGCAGTCCTGGTGGAAGGTCATGTGCCTGACCGGCGTCGACTACTTCTCCACCCTCTCGTACCTGCCGGGCATCGCCGCGCTCGCCGCCGGGGCGCTCTCGCCGCTGGCGACCCTGCTGATCGTCGCGCTGACGCTGCTCGGGATGCTCCCGATGTACCGCCGGGTCGCCCGCGAAAGCCCGCACGGCCAGGGCTCGGTCGCGATGCTGGAGAACCTGCTGCCGTTCTGGCGCGGCAAGCTCTTCGTGCTCACCCTGCTCGGGTTCGTCGCCACGTCGTGGATCATCACGATCACGCTGTCCTCGGCGGACGCCACCGTGCACATGCTGGAGAACCCGTACCTGCCGGGCTTCCTGCACGGCCACGCGGTGCTCATCACCGTCGTGCTGCTGCTGATCCTCGGCGGGGTGTTCCTGCTCGGCTTCAGCGAGGCCGTCGGCGTCGCCATCCCGCTCGTCGCGGTCTTCCTGCTGCTCAACGCCGTGGTGACGGTGGCGGGCGTGATCGACCTGGTCGGCGATTCGGCCGCCCTCTCCCACTGGACCGACGCGCTGACCGCGGGCGGCGGCGGGTTCACCGGCGTCATCGGCCCGGCCGTCATCGCGTTCCCGATGCTGGTGCTGGGCCTCTCCGGCTTCGAAACCGGGGTCAGCATGATGCCGCTGGTCGCGGCCGACGGGAAGAACGCCGAGGAGAAGCTGGAGTCGCGGATCCGCAACACGCGGAAGCTGCTGACCGCCGCCGCGCTCATCATGTCGGTGTTCCTGATCGCGACGAGCTTCGTCACGACGGTGCTGATCCCCGCCGAGGCCTTCAAGGAGGGCGGCGAGGCCAACGGCCGTGCCATGGCCTACCTCGCCCACCGCGAGCTCGGCGAGCTCTTCGGGACCGTGTACGACATCAGCAGCGTGCTGATCCTCTGGTTCGCCGGTGCCTCGGCGATGGCCGGGCTGATCAACATCGTCCCGCGCTACCTGCCGTCCTACGGCATGGCGCCGGAGTGGGGCCGCGCCGTCCGGCCCGTGGTGATCGTCTACACGGTGATCAGCGTGCTCATCACGATCGCGTTCGGCGCGGACGTCAACGCCCAGGCCGGCGCCTACGCGACCGGCATACTGGCGATGATGGTCTCCGGCGCGGTCGCGGTCAGCATCTCGGCGATCCGGCGGCGCCAGCGCGGCGCGGCCATCGGCTTCGTCGTCCTCACGATCGTCCTGCTGTACGCGCTCGTCGAAAACGTCATCGAAAAACCGGACGGGATCGCCATATCGGCCCTGTTCATCCTCGGGATCATCGTCGTCTCGCTGGTGTCCCGCGTTTCCCGCACGACGGAGCTGCGCGCGGACCGCATCGAGTTCGACGACGAGGCCCGCCGGTTCATCGCCGATTCCATTGCCCACGACGGTGCCCTGAACGTCATCGCCAACAAGCGGCAGGGCGGCGACGAGGCCGAGTACGCCGAGAAGGAAGCCGAACAGCGTGGCATGAACCCGGTGCCCGGCGCCGCCGACATCCTGTTCCTGGAGATCGACGTCGTGGACCCGTCGGAGTTCAGCAACGTGCTCCAGGTGCGCGGCGTGGAGATCGACGGCTACCGGATCCTCCGCGCGAACAGCCCCGCGGCACCCAACGCGATCGCCGCGATCCTGCTGACCCTGCGCGACGTGACGGGCGTTCGCCCGCGGTGCTATTTCGAGTGGTCGGAAGGCAACCCGCTCGGCCACCTGTTCCGGTACCTGCTCCTCGGCCGCGGCGACACCGCGCCGGTGGTCCGGGAGATCATCCGCAGCGCCGAGAAGGACCCGGCCCGCCGGCCCGCCATCCACGTCGGCGGGTGA
- a CDS encoding chemotaxis protein CheB gives MTTGHPVRFPVVALVASAGGLDALAQVLGPLPADLPAAVLVAQHLDPYRTSHLTSILAGRTALPVAEAADGDVLVPGVALVVPAARHLLLTPEQRIVLVDVGALPPARPSADLLLVTLAVTCGPRALAVVLTGKGTDAQAGIRAVARCGGTVFAQDEATSAHFGMPGAAIGTGLVDAVLPLPGIAAAVLGHVAAAAVGNPAFSPPGGGYPQ, from the coding sequence GTGACCACCGGCCATCCGGTGCGGTTCCCGGTCGTCGCCCTGGTGGCCTCGGCCGGCGGCCTGGACGCCCTCGCGCAGGTGCTCGGCCCGCTGCCCGCGGATCTCCCCGCGGCGGTGCTGGTCGCCCAGCACCTGGACCCGTACCGGACGAGCCACCTGACTTCGATCCTGGCCGGGCGGACGGCGCTGCCGGTGGCCGAAGCGGCGGACGGCGACGTGCTCGTCCCCGGCGTCGCCCTCGTCGTCCCGGCCGCCCGCCACCTGCTGCTGACGCCGGAGCAGCGGATCGTGCTGGTGGACGTCGGCGCCCTGCCGCCCGCGCGGCCGTCGGCCGACCTGCTGCTGGTCACCCTCGCCGTCACCTGCGGACCCCGCGCGCTGGCGGTCGTCCTGACCGGCAAGGGCACCGACGCCCAAGCCGGCATCCGTGCCGTGGCCCGCTGCGGCGGTACCGTGTTCGCGCAGGACGAGGCGACGTCGGCGCACTTCGGCATGCCCGGTGCCGCCATCGGCACCGGCCTGGTCGACGCCGTGCTGCCGCTCCCCGGGATCGCCGCCGCCGTCCTCGGCCACGTCGCCGCGGCGGCCGTGGGGAATCCCGCGTTTAGCCCGCCCGGTGGGGGCTACCCGCAGTAG
- a CDS encoding VOC family protein → MSRPRLRHLAIVVRDAPRMAEFYCTQFGMEQFHTDPDGSCFVTDGYLNLALIQHQLTGDVPAGFNHFGFEVPAVAPLADTLEAAGVPRPVLRGGDRPFAEYRAVDPEGNWFDLSEHGFLPPSVADR, encoded by the coding sequence ATGAGCCGCCCCCGGCTGCGCCACCTCGCCATCGTCGTCCGCGACGCGCCGCGGATGGCCGAGTTCTACTGCACGCAGTTCGGCATGGAGCAGTTCCACACCGACCCGGACGGCAGCTGTTTCGTGACCGACGGCTACCTCAACCTGGCCCTGATCCAGCACCAGCTGACCGGCGACGTCCCGGCGGGCTTCAACCACTTCGGTTTCGAGGTCCCGGCGGTGGCCCCGCTGGCCGACACCCTCGAGGCGGCGGGTGTCCCTCGCCCGGTCCTGCGCGGCGGCGACCGGCCGTTCGCCGAGTACCGGGCGGTGGACCCGGAGGGGAACTGGTTCGACCTGTCGGAGCACGGGTTCCTGCCGCCCTCGGTGGCCGATCGGTAG
- a CDS encoding chemotaxis protein CheB — MPPFRRDLVVIGASAGGVEVLRTIVSALPPDFPAAVLVTMHLPAGTESALARILDRAGSLPARSARHGMPIEPGTVYVAPPDRHLLTGEEVLVLTQGPTENGHRPAINATFRSAALTHGPKAVGVVLSGVLDDGAAGLRAIVDRGGVAVVQDPVDALYSGMPANALALVDTEHVVRAVELGALLDKLVRMPVEPAEVSPPAESLVLEDRIARDSVRAGVFPPGDEESGSGYTCPDCQGALTEVDPAGRYRCRIGHAWSAQALLAAHDGEFRFALQKALRALDEKAGLARKLAAQLSGRHPGGLAERYAASAREAAEAAETLRRFLLGTTDVVGEETTAP, encoded by the coding sequence GTGCCGCCCTTCCGGCGCGACCTCGTGGTCATCGGCGCTTCCGCCGGCGGCGTCGAGGTGCTGCGCACGATCGTGTCCGCCCTGCCCCCGGACTTCCCCGCCGCGGTGCTGGTCACCATGCACCTGCCGGCCGGGACGGAGAGCGCGCTGGCCCGGATCCTCGACCGCGCGGGCTCGCTGCCCGCCCGGTCCGCGCGGCACGGCATGCCGATCGAGCCGGGCACCGTGTACGTCGCACCTCCCGACCGGCACCTGCTCACGGGCGAGGAAGTCCTCGTCCTGACGCAGGGACCGACCGAGAACGGGCACCGGCCGGCGATCAACGCGACCTTCCGCTCGGCCGCCCTGACCCACGGGCCGAAGGCCGTCGGCGTAGTGCTCTCGGGCGTGCTGGACGACGGGGCGGCCGGGCTCCGCGCGATCGTGGACCGGGGCGGGGTCGCCGTCGTCCAGGACCCCGTCGACGCGCTGTACAGCGGTATGCCGGCGAACGCGCTGGCCCTGGTGGACACCGAGCACGTGGTGCGGGCCGTCGAGCTCGGCGCGCTGCTCGACAAGCTCGTCCGGATGCCGGTGGAGCCCGCCGAGGTCTCGCCGCCTGCCGAATCGCTCGTGCTGGAGGACCGGATCGCCCGCGACTCCGTGCGGGCCGGGGTGTTCCCGCCCGGGGACGAGGAAAGCGGATCCGGGTACACCTGCCCCGACTGCCAGGGTGCGCTCACCGAGGTCGACCCGGCGGGCCGGTACCGCTGCCGGATCGGGCACGCCTGGTCGGCGCAGGCGCTGCTGGCGGCCCACGACGGGGAATTCCGGTTCGCGCTCCAGAAGGCACTGCGCGCACTCGACGAGAAGGCGGGACTGGCGCGGAAGCTGGCCGCTCAGCTGTCCGGCAGGCACCCGGGCGGCCTGGCGGAACGCTACGCCGCGTCCGCCAGGGAAGCCGCCGAAGCGGCGGAGACGCTGCGCCGGTTCCTGCTCGGCACGACCGACGTCGTGGGTGAGGAAACGACGGCACCATGA
- a CDS encoding DUF1905 domain-containing protein, translating into MIIDFDAQLWEWDARRTDSWVFVSLPADVSEDVRELAAEPRRGFGSVRVRATIGATSWQTSIFPDGAREAYVLPLKRAVRVAEGLEVGDTCTVTVELVDI; encoded by the coding sequence GTGATCATCGACTTCGACGCGCAGCTGTGGGAATGGGACGCCCGGCGCACCGACAGCTGGGTCTTCGTCAGCCTGCCCGCCGACGTCTCCGAAGACGTCCGGGAGCTCGCCGCCGAGCCGCGCCGCGGCTTCGGTTCGGTGCGCGTCCGGGCGACGATCGGGGCCACCAGCTGGCAGACCTCGATCTTCCCGGACGGCGCGCGCGAGGCCTACGTCCTGCCGCTCAAGCGGGCCGTCCGGGTCGCCGAAGGCCTCGAGGTGGGGGACACCTGCACCGTGACGGTGGAGCTCGTCGACATCTGA
- a CDS encoding ZIP family metal transporter has product MPQWAEAGLWGLVGGVALVLGAAVAWWVRVSRRVVAGIMAFGAGVLISALAFDLVDEAQRSGGLWPTAAGFLGGAVVYVVINVLLARRGARHRKRSGGQQPSEQDTAGSGAAIAVGALLDGIPESVVLGVSLLGGGGIGVTVLAAVFISNVPEGLSSAAGMKTAGRGARYVFGVWSGIALASGVAALLGNLLLRTASPATVAAITAVAAGAILAMIADTMIPEAFERTELYTGLLATAGFLTAFVIGHAG; this is encoded by the coding sequence GTGCCGCAATGGGCAGAGGCGGGGCTCTGGGGCCTCGTCGGCGGGGTGGCGCTGGTGCTCGGCGCCGCCGTCGCCTGGTGGGTGCGGGTGTCGCGGCGGGTGGTCGCCGGGATCATGGCCTTCGGGGCCGGGGTGCTCATCTCCGCGCTCGCCTTCGACCTCGTCGACGAGGCGCAGCGGTCCGGCGGGCTGTGGCCGACCGCCGCCGGGTTCCTCGGCGGCGCGGTCGTCTACGTCGTGATCAACGTGCTCCTCGCGCGCCGGGGAGCCCGGCACCGCAAGCGGTCCGGTGGGCAGCAACCGTCCGAACAGGACACCGCGGGCAGCGGGGCGGCCATCGCCGTCGGCGCGCTGCTGGACGGGATCCCGGAGTCGGTGGTGCTCGGCGTGTCCCTGCTCGGCGGTGGCGGCATCGGCGTCACCGTGCTTGCGGCCGTGTTCATCTCGAACGTCCCCGAAGGCCTCTCCAGCGCCGCCGGCATGAAGACCGCCGGCCGCGGCGCGCGGTACGTCTTCGGTGTGTGGAGCGGCATCGCGCTGGCCAGCGGGGTCGCGGCGCTGCTCGGCAACCTCCTGCTGCGGACCGCGTCCCCCGCGACGGTCGCCGCGATCACGGCGGTGGCCGCGGGAGCGATCCTCGCGATGATCGCCGACACCATGATCCCGGAGGCGTTCGAGCGCACCGAGCTCTACACCGGCCTGCTCGCCACGGCCGGCTTCCTGACGGCGTTCGTCATCGGGCACGCCGGCTGA
- a CDS encoding LysR family transcriptional regulator, whose translation MRLELRHLELVVAIADAGSLRRAAARLHLSQPAVTTQLKRIERFFGGSLFVRSADGVLPTHAGAELVRDARNLLRQFEILQRTARVNARSEAGAPVKVGGIPAQQFSLLVNALTALVPRREVTSRTIRETGTLTALLRSGELDVAVLREFPGFPLTLPDGVERRLLLREPIFVGVSEHHRLAGHKSVGLAELAEEKWVMPDPDDSGMNEFFDRACATAGFGQRITHFTTEAHVAFALVAGHRAICPLYPIGTARDGLATLALTGTPLYRELVLAWRTDSALAALVDEVCAEIERGYLALVEGAPCYRRWWHDGGAAFALP comes from the coding sequence ATGCGCCTGGAACTGCGGCACCTCGAACTCGTGGTCGCGATCGCGGACGCCGGGAGCCTGCGCCGGGCGGCCGCGCGGCTGCACCTCAGCCAGCCCGCGGTGACCACCCAGCTCAAGCGGATCGAGCGCTTCTTCGGCGGTTCCCTGTTCGTCCGCTCGGCCGACGGCGTGCTGCCCACCCACGCCGGCGCCGAGCTCGTGCGCGACGCGCGGAACCTGTTGCGCCAGTTCGAAATCCTGCAACGCACCGCCCGGGTGAACGCCCGCAGCGAGGCGGGTGCGCCGGTGAAGGTGGGCGGGATCCCGGCGCAGCAGTTCAGCCTGCTCGTCAACGCCCTCACCGCGCTGGTGCCGCGTCGCGAGGTGACCAGCCGCACGATCCGCGAGACGGGCACGCTCACCGCGTTGCTGCGCTCGGGCGAACTCGACGTCGCGGTGCTGCGCGAGTTCCCGGGCTTCCCGCTGACCCTGCCCGACGGGGTGGAGCGGCGGCTCCTGCTGCGCGAGCCGATCTTCGTCGGCGTCTCCGAGCACCACCGGCTCGCCGGGCACAAGTCGGTCGGCCTCGCCGAGCTGGCCGAGGAGAAGTGGGTGATGCCGGATCCCGACGACAGCGGCATGAACGAGTTCTTCGACCGCGCGTGCGCCACGGCGGGGTTCGGCCAGCGCATCACGCACTTCACGACGGAGGCCCACGTGGCGTTCGCGCTCGTGGCGGGCCACCGCGCGATCTGCCCGCTGTACCCGATCGGCACGGCCCGCGACGGCCTGGCGACCCTGGCCCTGACCGGCACACCGCTGTACCGCGAGCTGGTCCTGGCGTGGCGGACGGACTCGGCGCTGGCCGCGCTGGTGGACGAGGTCTGCGCGGAGATCGAGCGCGGGTACCTCGCCCTGGTCGAGGGCGCGCCGTGCTACCGGCGGTGGTGGCACGACGGCGGGGCAGCGTTCGCCCTGCCGTGA
- a CDS encoding ATP-binding protein: protein MQVNWGAAGEPGWHVLDVGAGGTAGLASARRWAEARLASLTEADRVDAMIVVGELLENAYVHATGPHQLRIHLARDPCEVTVAVADTGTGEPRLRVPGRTGGRGLQLVDELAQAWGVSHHDDGKVVWARLAC, encoded by the coding sequence GTGCAAGTGAACTGGGGCGCGGCGGGTGAGCCCGGCTGGCACGTGCTCGACGTCGGCGCAGGGGGCACCGCGGGACTGGCGTCCGCACGCCGGTGGGCCGAGGCCAGGCTGGCTTCGCTCACCGAGGCGGACCGGGTCGACGCCATGATCGTGGTCGGGGAACTGCTGGAGAACGCCTACGTCCACGCGACCGGCCCCCACCAGCTGCGGATCCACCTCGCGCGCGACCCGTGCGAGGTGACCGTGGCCGTCGCCGACACCGGCACGGGCGAACCCCGGCTGCGGGTGCCGGGCCGCACGGGCGGCCGCGGCCTGCAGCTCGTCGACGAGCTCGCCCAGGCCTGGGGCGTGAGCCACCACGACGACGGCAAGGTCGTCTGGGCCCGGCTGGCCTGCTAG
- a CDS encoding anti-anti-sigma factor — translation MNSGAIQLAVGRHEQATVVRVTGELNIASYSTVRDGLLKIATDAPDGLVADISELAIEDSSLVSVFSLVAMRIGDWPAIPFTVVASDGHRGLLSRHVVDRYVPVRTDLAAATAALDHPVRRRCERVFPRSDGASAQIREFVTERLGEWGVPELGEDARLIATELVENVLRHTASEPKLRLDLRRGVCTVAVADQDTRPAMLLERLSPFEPGMGLKLVAQIARSWGCSRSWAGGKVVWVVLVPRARTTGDRPAG, via the coding sequence ATGAATTCCGGCGCCATCCAGCTGGCCGTCGGCCGCCACGAGCAGGCGACCGTCGTCCGGGTGACGGGTGAGCTGAACATCGCCTCGTATTCGACGGTGCGCGACGGGCTGCTCAAGATCGCGACCGACGCGCCGGACGGACTGGTGGCCGACATCAGCGAGCTGGCCATCGAAGACTCCTCGCTGGTGAGCGTCTTCTCCCTGGTCGCCATGCGGATCGGCGACTGGCCGGCGATCCCGTTCACGGTCGTCGCGAGCGACGGCCACCGGGGACTGCTGAGCCGGCACGTGGTCGACCGCTACGTCCCGGTGCGCACCGACCTGGCGGCGGCCACCGCGGCGCTGGACCATCCGGTGCGCCGCCGGTGCGAACGGGTCTTCCCGCGCAGCGACGGCGCCTCGGCGCAGATCCGGGAGTTCGTGACGGAGCGGCTGGGCGAATGGGGCGTGCCCGAGCTCGGCGAGGACGCCCGGCTGATCGCCACCGAACTGGTCGAGAACGTGCTGCGGCACACCGCTTCCGAGCCGAAGCTGCGGCTCGACCTGCGCCGGGGGGTGTGCACCGTGGCCGTGGCCGACCAGGACACGCGCCCGGCCATGCTGCTCGAACGGCTCTCCCCGTTCGAGCCGGGCATGGGGCTGAAGCTGGTGGCGCAGATCGCCCGGTCGTGGGGCTGCAGCCGGTCGTGGGCCGGCGGGAAGGTCGTCTGGGTGGTGCTGGTTCCCCGTGCCCGCACCACCGGTGACCGTCCGGCCGGGTAG
- a CDS encoding ChaB family protein yields the protein MPGREDLPSTVLRSPRKAQDTWVAAHDSALQTYGPGRRAQQTAFAALKHTFEKVGDHWEPKPERGPSDEQAAGGAGQPEKPTRGGVNATASRQHLYERAKQLGIPGRSRMSKEELVTALEKENRRRTDRARRSG from the coding sequence ATGCCCGGACGCGAAGACCTGCCCAGCACCGTGCTGCGATCACCGCGCAAGGCCCAGGACACGTGGGTGGCCGCGCACGACTCCGCGCTGCAGACCTACGGTCCCGGCCGGCGGGCCCAGCAGACCGCCTTCGCCGCCCTGAAGCACACCTTCGAGAAGGTCGGCGACCACTGGGAGCCCAAACCCGAGCGCGGCCCGTCGGACGAGCAGGCCGCCGGGGGAGCGGGGCAGCCCGAGAAGCCGACCCGCGGCGGCGTCAACGCCACGGCGAGCCGGCAGCACCTCTACGAGCGCGCCAAGCAGCTCGGCATCCCCGGCCGGTCGCGGATGTCCAAGGAGGAGCTCGTCACCGCGCTGGAGAAGGAGAACCGGCGCCGCACCGACCGGGCCCGCCGCTCCGGGTGA
- a CDS encoding YbaB/EbfC family nucleoid-associated protein, whose translation MSAQMDELIAQFQNFQYKVRQAEARFAGVGDMQERIARLETTVTSPDGTVTVTAGAGGTVTDLRLTAGATRVEAGQLAATIMDTIRRAVAGAAQQQAAVVDETFGDAFGVDVSARVREAQAEAFGTAAAEPASEAQPRRPEGAPRPARRPAAGDDDDFDQGPILRRS comes from the coding sequence ATGTCCGCCCAGATGGACGAGCTGATCGCCCAGTTCCAGAACTTCCAGTACAAGGTGCGGCAGGCCGAGGCCCGCTTCGCCGGTGTCGGCGACATGCAGGAGCGGATCGCCCGCCTGGAGACCACGGTCACCTCGCCGGACGGCACCGTGACGGTCACCGCGGGTGCCGGGGGCACCGTCACCGACCTGCGGCTCACCGCCGGGGCCACCCGCGTCGAGGCCGGGCAGCTGGCCGCGACGATCATGGACACGATCCGCCGGGCCGTGGCCGGGGCCGCGCAGCAGCAGGCCGCCGTCGTGGACGAGACCTTCGGCGACGCGTTCGGCGTCGACGTCTCGGCGCGGGTGCGCGAAGCCCAGGCGGAAGCGTTCGGAACCGCGGCGGCCGAGCCCGCGTCGGAGGCACAGCCGCGGCGGCCGGAAGGGGCACCGCGGCCCGCCCGCCGCCCCGCGGCCGGTGACGACGACGACTTCGACCAGGGCCCCATCCTCCGCCGATCCTAG
- a CDS encoding glutamate--tRNA ligase, with protein MLDRAVIDALFPADLPEPEHWEQQYPARDLPEGALVTRLGPSPTGFVHLGGIYVATIDQDVARRSGGRYLVRVEDTDQSREVEGALEQFERGFAYFGLAADEDVRRGGDYGPYQQSARERIYLSYVRELLRQGKAYLDFATKEELAAITQRQQATKLPTGYYGSWAIWRDADPADVQAKLDAGAPYVVRFRAPDDTGARARFTDAIRGPLEAEANRNDVVILKSSDQSPRLPTYHFAHAVDDHLMRVNLVIRGDEWISSVPVHQQLFAALGFEPITYAHIAPLMKQEGGSKRKLSKRKDPEASVDFYIEAGYPAEAVLYYLRGLANGRLAEMPLEQALTEPINLDECGVAGPLVDLVKLDDIAADHIATLSGAAILEAVRTWAERFDPELRRVLDEEPDLALRALAVEREGAENPRKDLKKWSEFRTVYGFFFPQLHAAVTGPEDERIAALGVDPEVVRAVARDFAADYRQLDDGQEWFDQIRAVAAKHGFARNAKEFKKNPEGFPGSIREASQIIRIALTGSTRSPDLHAITQALGQDEVLGRIAALTK; from the coding sequence ATGCTGGACCGAGCGGTCATCGACGCCCTCTTCCCTGCCGACCTGCCCGAACCCGAGCACTGGGAGCAGCAGTACCCCGCCCGCGACCTTCCCGAAGGCGCGCTGGTCACCCGCCTCGGCCCGTCCCCGACCGGGTTCGTGCACCTCGGCGGCATCTACGTCGCCACCATCGACCAGGACGTCGCCCGGCGCTCCGGCGGCCGCTACCTGGTGCGCGTCGAGGACACCGACCAGTCCCGCGAGGTCGAGGGCGCCCTCGAGCAGTTCGAGCGCGGCTTCGCCTACTTCGGCCTCGCCGCCGACGAGGACGTCCGCCGCGGCGGCGACTACGGGCCCTACCAGCAGTCCGCCCGCGAGCGCATCTACCTCAGCTACGTCCGCGAACTCCTCCGCCAGGGCAAGGCCTACCTCGACTTCGCCACCAAGGAGGAGCTGGCCGCCATCACCCAGCGGCAGCAGGCCACCAAGCTGCCCACCGGCTACTACGGCAGCTGGGCCATCTGGCGCGACGCCGACCCGGCCGACGTCCAGGCCAAGCTCGACGCCGGCGCCCCGTACGTCGTGCGGTTCCGCGCCCCGGACGACACCGGCGCGCGCGCCCGCTTCACCGACGCCATCCGCGGGCCGCTGGAAGCCGAGGCCAACCGCAACGACGTCGTCATCCTCAAGAGCTCCGACCAGAGCCCGCGGCTGCCGACCTACCACTTCGCGCACGCCGTCGACGACCACCTCATGCGCGTCAACCTGGTGATCCGCGGCGACGAGTGGATCTCGTCGGTGCCGGTGCACCAGCAGCTGTTCGCCGCGCTCGGCTTCGAGCCGATCACCTACGCGCACATCGCGCCGCTGATGAAGCAGGAGGGCGGCAGCAAGCGCAAGCTGTCCAAGCGCAAGGACCCGGAAGCGTCCGTCGACTTCTACATCGAGGCCGGCTACCCGGCCGAGGCGGTCCTGTACTACCTGCGCGGCCTCGCCAACGGCCGGCTCGCGGAAATGCCGCTCGAGCAGGCGCTGACCGAGCCGATCAACCTCGACGAGTGCGGCGTCGCCGGCCCGCTGGTGGACCTGGTCAAGCTCGACGACATCGCCGCCGACCACATCGCCACCCTGTCGGGCGCGGCGATCCTCGAGGCCGTCCGCACCTGGGCCGAGCGGTTCGACCCGGAGCTGCGCCGGGTCCTCGACGAGGAGCCGGACCTGGCCCTGCGCGCGCTGGCGGTCGAGCGCGAGGGGGCCGAGAACCCGCGCAAGGACCTGAAGAAGTGGAGCGAGTTCCGCACGGTCTACGGCTTCTTCTTCCCCCAGCTGCACGCGGCCGTCACCGGGCCGGAGGACGAGCGCATCGCCGCCCTCGGCGTCGACCCGGAGGTCGTGCGGGCCGTGGCGCGCGACTTCGCGGCGGACTACCGCCAGCTCGACGACGGCCAGGAGTGGTTCGACCAGATCCGCGCGGTCGCGGCCAAGCACGGGTTCGCCCGCAACGCCAAGGAGTTCAAGAAGAACCCCGAGGGCTTCCCCGGCTCGATCCGCGAGGCGTCGCAGATCATCCGCATCGCCCTGACCGGGTCGACGCGCAGCCCGGACCTGCACGCGATCACGCAGGCCCTGGGCCAGGACGAGGTCCTCGGCCGGATCGCGGCGCTGACGAAGTAG